In Pantoea agglomerans, the genomic stretch CGCATGCGCTTTCGTGGTGCGGTTGCCGCGATAAAGCTGGTTGTTGAAAAACAGTGATACTTCATTCACGGGGTAGTTCGCCGCCACGTAGAGCGCGTTCAGCAGGTTCTGCTGACCGTCAGAGCGCAGCTCCGCCAGCGGAATTTGCGAGCCGGTAACGATAACGGGCTTCGCAAGGTTCTCCAGCATAAACGACAGCGCCGAGGCGGTGAACGCCATGGTATCGGTTCCATGCAGGATAACAAATCCATCGTAACGATCATAATTTTGTCGAATATCTTCCGCGATGCACTGCCAGTCTTCGGGCGTCATATCGGAGGAGTCGATCAGGGGATCGTATTCATGGATAGTGAAATCAGGCATTTCAGGACGGTGAAACTCCGGCATATTCGCCAGCTGTTGCTGCAGATGACCTGAAACCGGGATATAGCCTTGCGCAGAGCGCTGCATGCCGATGGTGCCGCCCGTATAGGCGACATAGATATTTTTCTTTTGCATCAGAAACTCAGACTTGCCGTAAAACGCGCAGTATAAGGGGAAAGTGGGGGAAAAGCAGCCCAGTCGACGACCGGGCTGCGAGCTTCATCGCACTTCGCCGCAGTTCAGACAGAACGCATAGCGATTTTGCGGATCGTTAAGGTTATTCAGCAGGCCAGGCTGCTGCTTCATGGCGCTCATTACGTCCAGCATCGGCGCGGGCAGCCAGGCCTTCAGCGTGTCCGGCAGCACCGCCTGCGCCGAGGCGTTAACCTGGCTGAGCAGCATATCGAACATGCCGGGCTGATCCTGATACCAGGAGAGCTGAGGCTTCGCCACCTTCGCCAGTTCGCCCGCTTTTTTCACGGCGTCGTCAAAGTCGCCCAGCGCATCTACCAGACCGTTGGCTTTCGCATCGCTGCCGGTCCAGACGTGCCCCTGCGCGATGGCGTCGATTTGCTCTGGCGTTTTGTGACGCGAGGCGGCGACCAGACCCACAAAGTTGCGGTAGCCGTTTTCAATCGTCAGCTGCATCAGCTGCTGCACTTCGGTTGGCAGCGCTTTGGTGGAGGCCACGTCCGCCAGCGGCGAGGTGGCGACGCCGTCCGTATGCACGCCGATGCTATCCAGGCTGTTCTCCAGCGTATTGATTACGCCGAATATGCCGATCGAGCCGGTCAGGGTGCTCGGGTTCGCGACGATATAGTCCGCCGGCGTCGAAATCCAGTAACCGCCTGAGGCCGCCATGCCGCCCATGGAGACGACAACAGGCTTGCCTGCCGCGTGCGCCGCCGCCAGCTCTTCGCGGATCGCTTCAGAGGCGGTAACGCTGCCGCCCGGGCTGTTCACGCGCAGGATAATCGCCTTGATTTTAGGATCGAGGCGCGCATCGCGGATCTGCGTGGCGGTAGTGTCGCCGCCGACGTTACCGGGCGTCTCTTCGCCGTCCATAATCGCACCGCTCGCCATCACGACCGCGATATTGCCATCCTGTTGAGTCGGCTGTTTCACGTTGTAGTCATAGATGCTGACGCTGTGATAGTCGTTGCTGGCTTTATCCCAGCCGAAGGTTTTCACCAGCTCCTGATCGGCCGCTGCGCGGCTGTCCAGCACATCTACCAGCTTGTTATTCAGCGCATATTTGGCGGTATCGCCGTTTACCGCCTCAAGACCAGCGATAACCGCCGCCGCGCCGGGGAAGAGCTGATCCGGGGTGATCTGACGGTTGCCCGCCACGGTATTCAGGTAGTTCTGCCAGAGTTGACCAACCCAGCGGCTGTCGGCGTCGCGCGCCGCCTGAGACATATCGTCGCGCAGGAAAGGTTCGACCGCCGATTTATAGGTGCCGACGCGGAAGACGTGGGAGTTGACCTTCAGCTTGTCCAGCAGCGTCTTATAGTAGAGGCCGTTGGTGGCGAAGCCGTGCAGATCGACCGTGCCCTGCGGCGAGAGATAGATTTTGCTGGCGTAGCTGGCGAGATAGTACTGCGCCTGGCTATAGCTGTCGCCCAGCGCGAAAATGGGCTTGCCGCTGTCGCGGAATTCGCGCAGCGCCTTGCCGACATATTGCAGAGAGGGCTGGTCTCCACCGGCGAAGTCGCGCAGATCCAGCACCATGCCGGTGATATTTTTATCGTTCTTCGCCTGGCGGATAGCGTCCACCACGTCGAACAGCGAGTTCTCCTGCAGGCGATCGCTGCTGGCGCCCAGCAGCTGACGCCCCAGTTTGCTCAGCTTATTGCTGACCGAAGGCTTATCCACCAGCACGCCGGTGAGATCAACTTTTAGCGCGCCTTGCTGTACCGGCGTCGAGCTGTTGCCAGAGCCGCTGACCTGCAGCCAGATGCCGACGCCCACCAGGATTAAAAAGATCAGGAACAGATTGAGAATAAACTCCCTGATAAAATTCAGCACTCGCCATGTCCATCGGAACAGACCGGCAATAATTCGCCACAATGTGCGCATCAGACTCTCCATTTTCGCTAGCGGAAAGCGGTCGCCGCGCGGCTCCGCCTTCCAGGTCGTCCTCATCCTAAAGAGCGCCGTGGAAAATGTCAGCAGGAAATCGTGGCGGACTGTTACAAAAGATCAGGCTGTGCCAGGATTAGCCAACGCGTTATGACATCAGGAGAAAATCATGGATGCACTTGAATTACTGATTAATCGTCGCTCAGCCTCCCGCCTGACCGAACCGGCGCCCGCCGGCGAAAGCCTGCAGAACATTATTCGCGCCGGAATGCGCGCGCCCGACCATAAGTCGCTGCAGCCGTGGCGTTTCGTTATCGTTGAGAATGAAGGGCGCGATCGGCTGAGCGCGCTGCTGGAAGAGGCGGCGCGCGAGGCGCAGCTGGAGGAGAAGGCGATCGATAAAGCGGCGCGCTCGCCGTTTCGCGCGCCGATGATTATTACCGTTATCGCCCACTGCGAAGATCACCCTAAAGTGCCGCGCTGGGAGCAGGTGGTGTCGGCGGGCTGCGCGGTGATGGCGATGCAGATGGCGGCGGCGGCGCAGGGCTTTAACGGCATCTGGCGCAGCGGCCCCTGGACCGACAATGCGCGCGTGCGCAGCGCTTTCAACTGCCGCGAGCAGGATGCTATCGTCGGTTTCCTCTATCTCGGCACGCCGCAGTTAAAATCGAGCACCACCGTGGTTCATCCCGATACCGCACCCTTTGTCAGCTATTTCTAACCGACGAGGTCGCTCTTTCCGTGCAGCGAAGCGGGTTGCGCGGATCCTGCGCGACCGATCCAGATGTGACCCGCCAGAGCTTACCTCCGTATCAGGAAACGTCTAAGATAGCGCTGCGCCTCTGTCGCGTTAGCCGAATGGCCCTCATACCCTGAAGTAAAGGATCTTTCTGACTTATGCGTTTGTTTATTGCGGAAAAACCGAGCCTGGGCCGCGCCATTGCCGATGTGTTGCCTCAGCCCCATCGTCGCGGAGAGGGCTTTATCGCCTGCGGCGACGATCAGATCGTCACCTGGTGCGTCGGGCACCTGCTGGAGCAGGCGCAGCCGGATAGCTATGACAGCCGCTACGCGCGCTGGTCGCTGGCCGATCTGCCGATTATCCCGCAAAAATGGCAGCTGCAGCCGCGTCCCTCGGTGGCGAAGCAGCTTAAGGTGATAGAGAAGCTGCTGAAGCAGGCCAGCGAAGTGGTGCATGCGGGCGACCCCGACCGCGAAGGTCAGCTGCTGGTGGATGAAGTGCTCGACTATCTGCAGATGCCGGCGGAAAAGCGCAACCGCGTGCAGCGTTGCCTGATCAACGACCTGAATCCACAGGCGGTGCAGCGGGCGGTCAGCCGCCTGCGCGAAAACCGCGAATTTATTCCGCTCTGCGTCTCGGCGCTGGCACGCGCCCGTGCCGACTGGCTTTACGGCATCAATATGACGCGCGCCTGGACGCTGCTGGGCCGTAATGCGGGCTATGACGGCGTGCTGTCGGTGGGCCGCGTGCAGA encodes the following:
- the sppA gene encoding signal peptide peptidase SppA → MRTLWRIIAGLFRWTWRVLNFIREFILNLFLIFLILVGVGIWLQVSGSGNSSTPVQQGALKVDLTGVLVDKPSVSNKLSKLGRQLLGASSDRLQENSLFDVVDAIRQAKNDKNITGMVLDLRDFAGGDQPSLQYVGKALREFRDSGKPIFALGDSYSQAQYYLASYASKIYLSPQGTVDLHGFATNGLYYKTLLDKLKVNSHVFRVGTYKSAVEPFLRDDMSQAARDADSRWVGQLWQNYLNTVAGNRQITPDQLFPGAAAVIAGLEAVNGDTAKYALNNKLVDVLDSRAAADQELVKTFGWDKASNDYHSVSIYDYNVKQPTQQDGNIAVVMASGAIMDGEETPGNVGGDTTATQIRDARLDPKIKAIILRVNSPGGSVTASEAIREELAAAHAAGKPVVVSMGGMAASGGYWISTPADYIVANPSTLTGSIGIFGVINTLENSLDSIGVHTDGVATSPLADVASTKALPTEVQQLMQLTIENGYRNFVGLVAASRHKTPEQIDAIAQGHVWTGSDAKANGLVDALGDFDDAVKKAGELAKVAKPQLSWYQDQPGMFDMLLSQVNASAQAVLPDTLKAWLPAPMLDVMSAMKQQPGLLNNLNDPQNRYAFCLNCGEVR
- a CDS encoding NAD(P)H nitroreductase, which produces MDALELLINRRSASRLTEPAPAGESLQNIIRAGMRAPDHKSLQPWRFVIVENEGRDRLSALLEEAAREAQLEEKAIDKAARSPFRAPMIITVIAHCEDHPKVPRWEQVVSAGCAVMAMQMAAAAQGFNGIWRSGPWTDNARVRSAFNCREQDAIVGFLYLGTPQLKSSTTVVHPDTAPFVSYF